The following coding sequences are from one Malania oleifera isolate guangnan ecotype guangnan unplaced genomic scaffold, ASM2987363v1 ctg494, whole genome shotgun sequence window:
- the LOC131147203 gene encoding uncharacterized protein LOC131147203, with product MRIIRQRRRLTAAAAGGVVPLLSPPSNPNPTPRSLSFLARTLITHFTACLSPSLLFSSSRMADAAGATVSSLSTVGPDDPAPLVSFALSPSSALKIQKGDITKWFVDGSSDAIVNPANERMLGGGGADGAIHRAAGPELYAACYNVPEVQPGIRRPTGEARITPGFKLPASHVIHTVGPIYDMDSNPEASLKNAYRNSFRVAKENNIQYIAFPAISCGHHRYPFDEAARVALSSVTAFANEFKEVHFVLFLDEIYNAWVEKAKEILKN from the exons ATGAGAATCATCCGCCAACGGCGACGACTCACTGCTGCCGCTGCTGGTGGAGTCGTTCCACTCCTTAGCCCTCCCTCCAATCCGAACCCTACTCCAAGATCTCTCTCCTTCCTCGCTCGAACCCTAATCACACACTTCACCGCTTGCCTATCCCCATCGCTTCTCTTCTCTTCCTCCAGAATGGCCGACGCCGCCGGCGCTACGGTTTCCTCGCTATCTACTGTTGGCCCCGATGATCCCGCTCCACTCGTTTCGTTCGCGTTGTCTCCCTCCTCTGCTCTCAAAATCCAGAAAGGAGACATCACCAAGTGGTTCGTCGACGGCTCTTCTGATGCTATC gTTAATCCAGCAAATGAGCGAATGCttggaggtggtggtgcagatgggG CCATACATAGAGCTGCTGGTCCAGAACTTTATGCTGCTTGCTACAATGTCCCGGAAGTGCAACCTGGAATTCGCCGCCCTACCGGAGAAGCAAGGATTACCCC TGGTTTTAAATTGCCTGCATCCCATGTAATTCATACGGTTGGGCCCATTTATGACATGGACAGTAACCCTGAAGCTTCTCTGAAAAATGCATACAG GAACAGCTTCAGGGTGGCTAAAGAGAATAATATTCAATACATTGCTTTTCCTGCCATCTCTTGTGGTCATCATCG GTATCCTTTTGATGAAGCTGCCAGGGTAGCCTTATCTTCAGTTACTGCGTTTGCAAATGAGTTCAAAGAG GtgcattttgttttgtttttggatGAGATTTACAATGCTTGGGTGGAAAAAGCAAAGGAGATACTGAAGAATTGA